In Gammaproteobacteria bacterium, one DNA window encodes the following:
- a CDS encoding response regulator transcription factor: MHILIIEDDLAIAANLYDFLESRGHTADAAVNGVAGLHLAVTQRFDAILLDLGLPGMNGMTLCRKLRQESQIDTPILMLTARDTLEDKLAGFEQGADDYLIKPFALKEVEARLLAMHKRHVGKVANRTLEFDKLSFDPKTLSIRFENKNVKLPPKCIRLLALMMSEPGKVFSREELELEAWEDVQETSDTLRSHMHILRRALTKAGGYDPIETVHGLGYCLTSRAQISDRT; the protein is encoded by the coding sequence ATGCATATATTGATCATTGAAGATGATTTGGCGATCGCTGCCAATCTTTACGATTTTCTGGAATCCCGGGGACATACGGCGGACGCCGCCGTCAACGGTGTCGCCGGACTTCATCTCGCAGTGACACAACGCTTTGACGCCATTTTGCTTGATCTGGGTCTGCCCGGTATGAACGGTATGACACTCTGCCGGAAACTGCGCCAGGAATCGCAGATTGATACACCGATTCTGATGCTGACGGCACGCGACACTTTGGAAGATAAACTAGCCGGTTTTGAGCAGGGAGCGGATGATTATTTGATCAAACCGTTTGCTTTGAAAGAAGTTGAAGCGCGCTTACTGGCAATGCATAAGCGACATGTCGGAAAAGTTGCCAACCGTACCTTGGAGTTTGACAAACTCTCCTTTGATCCCAAAACACTTTCCATTCGTTTTGAAAACAAAAATGTAAAACTTCCACCCAAGTGCATTCGGCTATTAGCGCTAATGATGAGCGAGCCGGGTAAGGTGTTCAGTCGGGAAGAGCTCGAACTGGAGGCATGGGAGGATGTTCAGGAAACCAGCGATACATTGCGCAGCCACATGCATATTTTACGGCGCGCTTTAACCAAGGCGGGTGGGTATGATCCGATCGAAACCGTTCACGGTCTTGGCTATTGCTTAACATCTCGTGCACAGATTTCCGATAGAACGTAG
- a CDS encoding uroporphyrinogen decarboxylase — protein sequence MTTLKNDTFLRALLKQPVEYTPVWLMRQAGRYLAEYNATRARAGDFLSLCKNPGFATEVTLQPLARFPLDAAILFSDILTIPDAMGLGLYFAQGEGPMFEHPLREEKEIRALKIPDPATDLRYVMDAVSEIRKALDNRVPLIGFSGSPFTLACYMVEGRGGTEFREIKTMLYQRPELLHHILDVNAQAVTAYLNAQIESGAQAVMIFDTWGGALSNGAYKEFSLRYMQQIVAGLKREHDGMRVPSIVFTKGGGLWLEAIADIGCDAVGLDWTIDIGDARRRVGDKVALQGNLDPSVLFASPEVIAKEVAKILLSYGNGSGHVFNLGHGISQFTPPENAAALVNAVHTLSREFHVVRN from the coding sequence ATGACGACACTAAAGAACGATACATTTCTACGCGCTTTACTGAAACAACCTGTTGAGTACACACCTGTCTGGCTGATGCGCCAAGCCGGACGGTATCTGGCTGAATATAACGCAACCCGCGCGCGCGCCGGGGATTTTTTATCCTTATGCAAAAATCCGGGCTTTGCAACCGAAGTCACATTGCAACCCCTGGCCCGTTTTCCATTGGATGCCGCCATATTGTTTTCGGATATTTTGACCATACCTGACGCCATGGGACTGGGATTATATTTTGCCCAAGGCGAGGGACCGATGTTCGAACACCCTTTGCGAGAAGAAAAGGAAATCCGTGCATTGAAAATTCCGGATCCCGCAACGGATTTGCGTTATGTCATGGATGCGGTGTCGGAGATCCGCAAAGCATTGGACAATCGCGTGCCATTGATCGGTTTTTCCGGCAGCCCCTTTACGTTGGCTTGTTATATGGTGGAAGGGCGGGGCGGTACCGAATTCCGCGAAATCAAAACCATGCTGTATCAACGCCCCGAATTGTTGCACCATATATTGGATGTGAACGCGCAGGCCGTGACGGCTTACTTGAACGCTCAGATAGAATCCGGCGCGCAAGCGGTGATGATTTTTGATACCTGGGGCGGCGCGCTTTCGAACGGCGCTTATAAGGAATTCTCGTTGCGCTATATGCAACAGATTGTTGCCGGATTGAAGAGGGAACACGACGGCATGCGCGTCCCAAGCATCGTATTCACCAAGGGTGGCGGCCTTTGGCTGGAAGCCATCGCTGACATAGGTTGCGATGCCGTCGGATTGGATTGGACGATTGATATCGGCGATGCGCGGCGGCGCGTGGGAGATAAGGTTGCGTTACAGGGCAATCTTGATCCGTCGGTGCTTTTCGCTTCTCCCGAAGTCATTGCCAAAGAAGTCGCCAAGATACTGCTGAGTTATGGCAACGGTAGCGGGCATGTGTTTAATTTAGGTCATGGCATTTCGCAATTTACGCCGCCGGAAAATGCCGCAGCCTTGGTGAATGCCGTTCATACCCTAAGCCGTGAATTTCATGTTGTCAGGAATTGA
- a CDS encoding deoxyguanosinetriphosphate triphosphohydrolase, with the protein MSQLVAYAVSTGNSRGRTIQEEPPVGRSEFQRDRDRIIHSAAFRRLEYKTQVFVNHEGDLFRTRLTHSLEVAQIGRSIARNLGLNEDLVEAVTLAHDLGHTPFGHAGQDALNECMRDYGGFEHNLQSLRVVDVLEERYAAFDGLNLCYETREGIMKHVTRKNIPKLGALGERFVQHKRPSLEAQLANFADEIAYNNHDVDDGLRSGLITLQQLQEVSIFSRHLKQVQDRYPLLPERRMVYETVRSMINTLVTDLIRQSTSNIRDAAVQSLSDVHTAPPLIGFSQQIKKEQQELKKFLFDNLYRHFRVVRMSNKARHTIERLFAAFSAEIQLLPVKYQEKFELEGHQAIADYIAGMTDRYAIKEYQRLFTIAES; encoded by the coding sequence ATGAGTCAGCTGGTTGCATATGCGGTTTCTACCGGTAATTCCCGCGGACGCACGATTCAGGAAGAGCCGCCGGTAGGGCGTAGCGAATTTCAGCGCGATCGCGATCGCATCATTCACTCCGCCGCATTCCGCCGACTGGAGTATAAAACCCAGGTTTTTGTCAATCATGAAGGGGATTTATTCCGCACACGCTTGACGCATAGTTTGGAAGTGGCGCAAATCGGACGCTCGATCGCAAGAAATCTGGGACTAAACGAGGATTTGGTCGAGGCCGTCACATTGGCGCACGACCTGGGGCACACGCCTTTTGGACACGCCGGTCAAGATGCCTTGAATGAATGCATGCGCGATTACGGCGGTTTCGAGCATAACCTGCAATCCCTGCGTGTCGTCGATGTGCTGGAAGAACGCTACGCGGCTTTTGACGGTTTGAATCTCTGCTATGAAACCCGCGAAGGAATAATGAAACATGTCACCAGAAAAAATATTCCGAAACTCGGTGCATTGGGAGAGCGTTTTGTGCAGCATAAAAGACCTTCTTTGGAAGCGCAGCTGGCTAATTTTGCCGATGAAATCGCTTACAACAATCACGATGTGGATGACGGTTTGCGCTCGGGTTTGATTACACTGCAACAGTTGCAAGAAGTATCGATTTTTTCGCGCCACCTAAAACAAGTGCAAGATCGGTATCCTCTGCTGCCGGAACGCAGAATGGTATACGAAACGGTGCGCAGTATGATTAACACCTTGGTGACCGACCTGATCCGGCAAAGTACGAGTAATATCCGGGACGCCGCAGTTCAGAGTCTTTCGGATGTGCATACAGCGCCGCCTTTGATCGGATTTAGCCAGCAAATAAAAAAAGAACAGCAGGAATTGAAGAAATTTTTATTTGATAATCTGTACCGGCATTTTCGTGTCGTACGGATGAGCAATAAAGCACGCCACACGATTGAGCGATTATTCGCGGCTTTTAGTGCGGAGATACAATTGCTGCCGGTTAAGTATCAGGAAAAATTCGAACTGGAGGGGCATCAGGCGATTGCGGATTATATTGCCGGCATGACGGATCGGTATGCGATTAAGGAATATCAACGCTTATTTACTATTGCAGAAAGTTAA
- the aroB gene encoding 3-dehydroquinate synthase — protein sequence MNLSKTKILQPIQKKLGNTNIILVGMMGAGKTTIGKALASSLDKEFADSDHEIQERTGVKIPVIFEIEGEAGFRKRESETLFELTKKRNIILATGGGAVLHPGNRQLLRQNGIVIYLRASVSDLYRRTRYDKNRPLLQTQNLYARLNELYLQRDALYRETAHIIIDSGKQGVRFLIQKLINKLLSIDLNTIMQGGHGNTMQTITVDFTSSSEKRSYPIHIGHGILQRADLIVPYLPQKRVAIVSNATVAPLYLEKLQTALDKLGIHSFSIILPDGEAHKNWETLNLIFDALLKNHCERNTALLALGGGVVGDLTGFAAATYLRGVPFIQIPTTLLAQVDSSVGGKTGINHPLGKNMIGAFYQPRMVLTDSATLETLPERELRAGLAEVIKYGLIRDPAFFDWLEQNMHRLLARDPVTMNEAIQRSCENKAEIVAADEKEKGIRALLNLGHTFGHAIENGMGYGTWLHGEAVAAGTVLAAELSRRMKLISDADVQRIRKIFTQAGLPVTAPKMPPEKYVQLMALDKKVESGKMRFIVLNRIGEAVMRADIASAVLNETILACMAE from the coding sequence ATGAATTTAAGCAAAACGAAAATACTGCAACCAATCCAAAAAAAACTGGGGAATACCAATATTATTTTGGTCGGTATGATGGGCGCCGGTAAAACGACCATCGGCAAAGCGCTGGCGAGTTCCCTGGATAAAGAATTTGCCGACTCCGATCACGAAATTCAGGAGCGCACCGGGGTGAAAATTCCGGTGATTTTTGAAATCGAGGGAGAAGCGGGATTTCGTAAACGCGAATCGGAAACACTGTTTGAACTGACCAAGAAACGAAACATCATTTTGGCGACTGGCGGCGGTGCCGTGTTGCATCCCGGCAATCGTCAATTATTGCGGCAGAATGGCATCGTGATTTACTTGCGCGCATCTGTCAGCGATCTGTACCGGCGCACCCGGTATGATAAAAACAGGCCGTTACTGCAAACGCAGAATTTGTATGCGCGATTGAACGAACTGTATCTGCAACGGGATGCGTTATATCGAGAAACAGCGCATATCATCATCGACAGCGGAAAACAGGGTGTTCGATTTTTAATCCAGAAATTGATCAACAAATTACTATCCATAGATCTCAACACTATTATGCAAGGCGGTCACGGAAATACTATGCAAACCATTACGGTCGATTTTACCTCTTCGTCAGAAAAACGCAGTTATCCGATCCATATCGGACACGGCATTTTACAACGCGCCGATTTGATCGTACCGTATCTGCCGCAAAAGCGTGTCGCCATCGTCAGCAACGCCACGGTTGCGCCACTCTATCTGGAAAAATTGCAAACAGCGCTGGATAAACTGGGAATTCATTCTTTTTCGATCATCCTCCCGGATGGCGAGGCTCATAAAAACTGGGAAACCTTGAATTTGATTTTTGATGCGTTGCTGAAAAATCATTGCGAGCGGAATACTGCGCTATTGGCGCTGGGTGGCGGTGTAGTGGGCGATTTGACCGGATTTGCCGCGGCGACCTATTTACGCGGTGTGCCGTTTATCCAGATACCGACAACCTTGCTGGCACAAGTAGATTCCTCGGTCGGCGGAAAAACCGGCATCAACCATCCGCTTGGTAAAAACATGATCGGCGCTTTTTATCAGCCGCGCATGGTACTGACCGATAGCGCGACACTAGAGACTTTACCGGAGCGGGAGCTGCGCGCCGGTCTTGCCGAGGTGATCAAATACGGCTTGATTCGCGATCCCGCTTTTTTTGATTGGTTGGAACAAAACATGCACCGGTTGCTGGCGCGCGATCCGGTGACGATGAACGAAGCGATTCAACGCAGTTGCGAGAACAAAGCGGAAATTGTCGCGGCGGATGAAAAGGAAAAGGGAATACGCGCTTTGTTGAATCTAGGGCATACCTTCGGTCATGCGATTGAAAATGGCATGGGGTACGGCACCTGGCTGCACGGCGAAGCAGTGGCGGCCGGGACCGTATTGGCGGCGGAATTGTCGCGGCGCATGAAATTGATTAGTGACGCGGATGTACAACGCATTCGCAAGATTTTCACCCAAGCCGGATTACCGGTAACCGCGCCTAAAATGCCGCCGGAAAAATACGTGCAATTGATGGCGCTGGACAAAAAAGTGGAATCCGGAAAAATGCGTTTTATCGTACTGAACCGGATCGGCGAAGCGGTGATGCGTGCGGATATTGCATCCGCCGTGTTGAACGAAACCATTCTGGCGTGCATGGCGGAATGA